From Alcaligenes faecalis, the proteins below share one genomic window:
- a CDS encoding DUF1833 family protein, with translation MNDADADYVSFFFDSPSSVPELETLEISHPSFSKPRLLVRNSTFGLAAQSETGEPAFFEYCPMILRPMADRGTLDYGISVTLGNYDEISDEIARAREAGTLAIRPTVKYRSYRGDRLNKPMFGPITLQAQSISIGASGAVFDAGAPSLNLVRTGEPYSVDRFPMLLGFL, from the coding sequence ATGAATGACGCCGATGCTGACTACGTCAGTTTTTTCTTTGATTCTCCGTCAAGCGTTCCTGAGCTTGAAACGCTAGAAATCAGTCACCCCAGCTTCTCCAAGCCCCGTTTGCTGGTGCGCAACTCAACCTTTGGGCTGGCTGCGCAGTCGGAGACAGGGGAGCCAGCCTTCTTTGAGTACTGTCCGATGATCCTGCGGCCAATGGCTGACCGTGGGACGCTTGATTACGGCATCTCGGTGACGCTGGGAAACTACGACGAAATCAGCGATGAGATCGCACGGGCCAGGGAAGCAGGGACGTTAGCGATCCGGCCAACGGTGAAGTATCGAAGTTACAGAGGGGATCGGCTGAACAAGCCGATGTTTGGGCCTATAACGCTACAAGCACAATCCATCTCAATCGGCGCCTCGGGCGCCGTTTTTGATGCTGGGGCACCAAGTTTGAACCTGGTGAGAACCGGCGAGCCTTATTCCGTTGACCGCTTTCCTATGTTGCTGGGGTTTCTGTGA
- a CDS encoding host specificity factor TipJ family phage tail protein, with the protein MKTVYLTRTPDQAGPEIHQVSDLLTFLRSEFGQWPAGARIIHQPDGRVVTPVTPSDIPRLRELPGPFIIEVFPRGPETWIPMLISLAVSAALSIVSMMLAPSPPNQTARNIRSESPNNGLSDRVNRERVNGRIPDIYGTVRSTPDLLCAHRVFENHVEKEIAYMCIGRGAYEVSDIRDGTTPVADIAGASVAVYGPYTSPNGGQPQQVIGNQINVPVLMTKRENAVNGQVLQPPNASRLVLSPMVFESPNLIRSVDSGVDFAEQFLAGDVIEVKGASVSAGTYQYVAPPDSAGASSTGFMEDSVGYLSLKGDLSEHWEPGQVVTITNGTFHWIGVSGGDAGYLFDVSCNINGAYNILGVSVTGNLGAKSTVLALDISQNYSAWPGPLGTVHTYPTGNPTLTRPSGEVLYDLSGTYTINTLNSDVLTLSNPSAVNSDWDVMANEYGGSSDTLTVTIEAQKERWVGWMIAESATPIRRAICNLVALNGLYADNGRQQYRRDVTVQLHAVPLDEHRNPIGPEQVFYGTVQGSGTSRATRALTMDVDLGTESLRWQFRMLRTSDSDTDFEGQVVDEVKWRDLYVAAPVAQPHFGDVTTVQSSTFATDGALAVKERKLNALVTRKLPRRVEGSSFTSELYPTNNVADILSAISLDPKMGNRTVAEVDFDNLYATAAEINAYFGVDVAQFNYTIDADSLSFEEIVAMIADAVFCKAYRRGSVLRLHFERETPDSAILFNHRNKVPGSETRTTSFGPAEQYDGVEFQWVRPSDDSVQTIYLPADRTAVNPKSVESVGVRVPEQAHFHAWRAWNKIRFQTEVTEFDALPEANLLTLSERILNADNTLGFCQDGEVVDVDGLVIELSQPFDWGEGAYNIFLQNADGLVESIPVSNGGGRRYALLARAPRVPIVTQGYNPTNYIIADAADRRSARPFLVTEKDAPNEDGTIPLTAINYDARYYANDADYRA; encoded by the coding sequence ATGAAAACTGTCTACCTCACTCGCACGCCTGATCAGGCAGGGCCTGAAATTCATCAGGTCTCTGATCTGTTGACCTTTCTGCGCTCGGAGTTTGGGCAGTGGCCAGCTGGTGCGCGGATTATCCATCAGCCCGACGGTCGTGTCGTGACGCCAGTGACGCCGTCTGACATTCCACGTTTGCGTGAGCTGCCGGGGCCTTTCATCATCGAGGTGTTCCCGCGTGGGCCGGAAACGTGGATTCCAATGCTGATCAGTTTGGCCGTGTCAGCTGCCTTATCGATTGTGTCGATGATGCTGGCCCCGAGCCCGCCGAATCAGACAGCCCGCAATATTCGCAGCGAGTCGCCCAACAATGGTTTGTCTGACCGCGTGAACCGCGAGCGTGTGAACGGCCGCATTCCTGACATTTACGGCACTGTCCGCTCGACACCGGATCTGCTCTGTGCACATCGTGTATTTGAGAACCACGTTGAGAAAGAGATTGCCTACATGTGCATCGGGCGGGGGGCCTATGAAGTATCGGACATTCGGGATGGCACGACGCCGGTGGCCGATATTGCCGGGGCGTCAGTGGCGGTCTATGGGCCATACACGTCGCCTAATGGCGGGCAGCCGCAACAGGTCATCGGGAACCAGATTAATGTGCCGGTGCTAATGACCAAGCGCGAGAATGCGGTGAACGGGCAAGTGCTGCAGCCGCCCAATGCCTCGCGTCTGGTTCTGTCTCCCATGGTTTTTGAGTCCCCCAATCTAATCCGAAGTGTCGATAGCGGAGTGGATTTTGCCGAGCAGTTTCTTGCTGGGGATGTGATCGAAGTGAAGGGTGCCAGCGTCTCCGCTGGTACTTACCAATATGTGGCTCCGCCTGATTCCGCTGGTGCATCCAGCACTGGTTTCATGGAGGATTCAGTCGGATACCTTAGTCTAAAAGGGGACCTGTCTGAGCACTGGGAGCCTGGTCAGGTAGTCACAATTACCAATGGGACTTTCCACTGGATCGGAGTTTCGGGCGGAGATGCGGGCTATTTGTTTGATGTGTCCTGCAATATTAATGGCGCTTACAACATTCTCGGTGTCAGCGTTACTGGAAACCTCGGAGCTAAATCAACTGTTCTTGCCTTGGATATATCGCAGAATTACTCGGCATGGCCCGGCCCGTTGGGGACAGTTCATACCTACCCCACGGGCAATCCAACATTAACCAGGCCATCCGGCGAGGTGCTGTATGACTTGTCAGGCACCTACACGATCAACACGCTCAACAGTGATGTGTTGACGCTTTCTAACCCTTCAGCTGTTAACTCCGATTGGGATGTAATGGCCAATGAGTATGGCGGCTCATCCGATACGTTAACGGTCACGATTGAGGCTCAGAAGGAGCGCTGGGTGGGTTGGATGATTGCTGAGTCGGCAACACCGATTCGGCGAGCGATCTGCAATCTGGTAGCCCTCAATGGCCTGTATGCGGATAACGGACGCCAGCAGTACCGGCGTGACGTAACGGTGCAATTGCATGCCGTACCGCTCGATGAACACCGCAATCCCATTGGGCCTGAGCAGGTGTTCTATGGAACTGTGCAGGGCTCCGGCACCTCCCGTGCCACGCGGGCGCTGACCATGGACGTGGATCTGGGCACCGAGTCGTTGCGCTGGCAGTTCCGGATGCTGCGCACCAGTGACTCGGATACTGATTTTGAAGGACAGGTGGTTGATGAGGTGAAGTGGCGGGATCTGTACGTGGCAGCCCCAGTCGCTCAGCCGCACTTTGGCGATGTGACGACGGTGCAGTCTTCCACGTTTGCGACGGATGGAGCACTGGCGGTCAAAGAGCGTAAGTTGAACGCCCTGGTAACGCGCAAGCTGCCTAGGCGCGTGGAGGGTTCCTCTTTTACCAGTGAGCTTTACCCCACCAATAATGTTGCTGACATTCTCTCGGCTATCAGTCTTGATCCAAAGATGGGCAATCGGACTGTTGCCGAAGTGGATTTTGACAACCTGTACGCGACCGCTGCGGAGATCAATGCGTATTTCGGGGTCGATGTTGCCCAGTTCAATTACACGATTGACGCTGACAGCCTGTCGTTTGAAGAGATTGTGGCGATGATTGCCGATGCCGTGTTTTGCAAAGCCTATCGTCGGGGAAGCGTGTTGCGACTGCACTTTGAGCGGGAGACGCCCGATAGTGCGATCCTCTTCAATCATCGGAACAAGGTGCCGGGTTCTGAGACGCGAACCACGTCTTTCGGACCAGCTGAGCAATATGACGGGGTGGAGTTCCAGTGGGTCAGGCCATCTGACGACTCCGTGCAGACGATTTATCTGCCGGCAGACCGTACGGCTGTCAATCCCAAGTCAGTGGAATCTGTTGGTGTTCGGGTGCCAGAGCAGGCGCATTTTCACGCCTGGCGAGCTTGGAACAAGATCCGCTTCCAGACGGAAGTCACCGAGTTTGATGCGCTGCCCGAGGCTAATTTGTTGACGCTTTCAGAGCGCATCCTGAACGCTGACAACACATTGGGCTTCTGCCAAGACGGGGAGGTGGTCGATGTGGATGGCCTGGTCATTGAGCTGTCTCAGCCCTTTGACTGGGGCGAAGGTGCGTACAACATCTTTTTGCAGAACGCGGATGGCCTAGTTGAAAGCATCCCGGTATCGAACGGAGGAGGGCGACGTTATGCGCTGCTGGCGCGTGCACCGCGTGTGCCGATTGTCACCCAAGGGTACAACCCGACCAACTACATCATCGCGGACGCTGCAGATCGGCGTAGTGCCAGGCCGTTTCTTGTGACGGAGAAGGACGCACCGAACGAAGACGGGACCATCCCACTGACCGCTATTAATTACGACGCCCGGTACTACGCGAACGACGCTGATTACCGCGCCTGA
- a CDS encoding phage tail assembly chaperone, which translates to MSFKIAQRPVVGYPVSISVYDEKGKTQKLEFIAQYKRSKRPELQDLIAAARNLARKNAGLGPIAEEGGKPKEWPYANDEDFFKAHVCGWVGVKGEDGKDLAFSHEALADLLTEYPEFHQPLFDGFFSAHIGARAKN; encoded by the coding sequence ATGAGTTTCAAAATCGCCCAGCGCCCTGTGGTGGGCTACCCCGTGTCCATCTCTGTCTACGACGAGAAAGGTAAAACGCAAAAACTGGAATTTATCGCCCAGTACAAGCGCTCGAAACGGCCAGAGCTGCAAGATCTTATTGCTGCTGCCCGTAACTTGGCACGAAAAAATGCCGGTCTGGGGCCTATCGCTGAAGAAGGTGGTAAGCCGAAAGAGTGGCCGTATGCCAACGATGAAGACTTCTTTAAGGCTCATGTATGTGGCTGGGTCGGCGTCAAAGGCGAGGACGGCAAAGACCTGGCGTTCTCGCACGAGGCTTTAGCCGATCTGCTCACGGAGTATCCCGAATTTCATCAGCCGTTGTTTGATGGCTTTTTTAGTGCACACATTGGGGCCCGCGCAAAAAACTAA
- a CDS encoding head-tail joining protein: MWDNSVFDRAFDQAGMRQTVVRLVDGQPASKPFQARFDRPQQIVLDGDVHTTEYSIELTTSDLQPPLEYDDVLRVEVSKGQFQDFRVKQEPLVQGDGYWTRAELGIIK, from the coding sequence ATGTGGGATAACTCGGTCTTTGATCGGGCTTTCGACCAGGCGGGTATGCGTCAAACCGTTGTTCGCCTGGTCGATGGGCAGCCTGCAAGTAAGCCGTTCCAAGCTCGTTTTGATCGCCCACAGCAGATTGTTCTTGATGGCGATGTTCACACCACCGAGTACTCCATTGAGCTCACGACATCGGACTTACAACCTCCGCTTGAATATGACGATGTGCTGCGGGTGGAAGTCTCCAAGGGGCAGTTTCAGGATTTCCGCGTGAAACAAGAGCCGTTGGTTCAAGGCGACGGCTACTGGACCAGAGCAGAGTTGGGGATCATCAAGTGA
- a CDS encoding DUF1799 domain-containing protein, with translation MLEALKAAGAPDAVIQRVQQEERTDYEVWPENEAVVEAFLHLSSCWTVVAPPMGDLLYFGLPSTEIESTLRLLGFPRRKRARVFRYLKDMERAALSVFYE, from the coding sequence GTGCTTGAGGCACTCAAAGCAGCCGGTGCGCCTGATGCAGTGATTCAACGCGTTCAGCAAGAAGAGCGCACCGACTATGAAGTTTGGCCTGAAAACGAAGCGGTTGTTGAGGCTTTCCTTCACTTGTCTAGCTGTTGGACCGTAGTCGCTCCCCCGATGGGGGATCTTCTCTACTTCGGTCTGCCTTCCACAGAAATTGAATCGACTTTACGTCTTTTGGGGTTTCCCAGGCGCAAGCGTGCCCGAGTGTTTCGGTATCTCAAGGATATGGAACGAGCGGCCCTATCTGTTTTTTATGAGTAG
- a CDS encoding head decoration protein yields MPFIEQKPRTADFLLSEANGSRSRETGEMAPTATAIYAGQVLALNADGRYVPFAGKGDEPDSPVEAVGVLYANVPASDEPQAVVVIRRDAEVAGELLFGLDADASANLKDVGVIVRI; encoded by the coding sequence ATGCCTTTTATTGAACAGAAACCCCGTACGGCAGATTTCTTGCTGTCAGAAGCCAATGGTTCCCGCTCTCGCGAGACCGGAGAAATGGCACCTACCGCAACCGCCATCTATGCGGGTCAGGTCTTGGCTTTGAATGCTGATGGCCGTTACGTGCCATTTGCGGGTAAGGGGGACGAGCCGGACTCCCCCGTCGAAGCGGTTGGGGTGCTGTATGCCAATGTGCCCGCATCCGATGAACCCCAGGCTGTGGTGGTAATTCGGCGCGATGCTGAGGTGGCTGGTGAGCTGCTTTTTGGTCTGGATGCTGACGCTTCCGCGAACTTGAAAGATGTCGGCGTGATCGTTCGCATTTAA
- a CDS encoding phage tail tube protein encodes MAKSAKKTLLMAKLQTAAGTEAVPTGATDSILLRNLTATPLSTETVERALLRPYMGNAGQIVTTVYTQIEGEVELAGSGTPGKAPAWGGLLRGCGFAEVVEDTEVVYTPVSDDFEMLTLHYYLDGLFHKITDARGTVSFDISAKGIPFMRFRFMGVYHPITDQAAPADVDFSAFQTPLGVNKKNTPLWSLGGYSGCLQSLSLDLANSLVWRSLISCEGAEITDRQPTGQISMELPKIADLNWPEMVRNAVLQPLSITHGTQPGNIVTLSAPGAQLSEPSYSEADNVAMLGMNMSMQPGQGNDDIKIVVS; translated from the coding sequence ATGGCTAAGTCTGCCAAGAAAACACTGTTGATGGCCAAGCTGCAGACTGCAGCAGGTACAGAGGCAGTACCGACCGGCGCAACCGATTCGATTCTGCTGCGCAATCTTACGGCCACACCGCTGAGTACGGAGACTGTAGAACGTGCCTTGCTGCGTCCCTATATGGGCAATGCTGGTCAAATCGTGACTACGGTGTATACGCAGATCGAGGGCGAAGTGGAGCTGGCCGGTTCGGGTACGCCAGGCAAGGCCCCTGCATGGGGCGGCCTGCTGCGAGGCTGCGGTTTTGCCGAGGTCGTAGAAGATACTGAAGTAGTTTATACGCCAGTATCTGACGATTTCGAGATGCTGACGTTGCACTACTACCTTGATGGCTTGTTCCACAAGATTACGGATGCGCGGGGCACAGTGTCCTTTGATATCAGTGCCAAAGGCATTCCGTTCATGCGCTTCCGATTTATGGGCGTGTACCACCCGATTACCGACCAAGCCGCGCCCGCTGATGTGGACTTCAGTGCGTTCCAGACACCGCTGGGTGTGAACAAAAAGAACACACCGCTATGGAGCCTGGGCGGCTACAGCGGTTGCTTGCAATCCTTAAGTCTGGATTTGGCCAACTCGCTGGTTTGGCGCTCCTTGATTAGCTGCGAAGGCGCAGAAATTACCGACCGTCAGCCCACCGGTCAAATCTCGATGGAACTGCCCAAGATTGCAGACCTGAACTGGCCTGAAATGGTACGAAACGCCGTCCTGCAGCCGCTTTCGATCACACATGGCACGCAGCCAGGCAACATCGTCACCCTCAGCGCACCTGGTGCGCAACTGAGTGAACCTTCATACTCCGAAGCCGACAACGTGGCCATGCTCGGTATGAACATGAGCATGCAGCCTGGGCAGGGCAACGACGATATCAAGATCGTCGTCTCGTAA
- a CDS encoding phage tail tape measure protein — MTDRVIGVTLKGNASLLQQAFSAASMAARNFGAVVEEAMGKAKAANRDYASSTKGAVSALEEVRGLVKGVAAGFSIMKLIDTADEWGQYASRVEMATRSAEEFGHAQERLAKSAAVTYRSLTETREGFINMSPPLRELGLSLDQSIDAIDTFSGLLVTNAASAEKGKSAIGALSTAMQKGKLDANGWGTILSTMPSIVDLLAQSMGRSAAEIRRLGAEGKLTAKDLAKALVEGNAEVIKQVELMPTTVRDAVGRLIGVATEFLGKNNEVIGVTATLAAGIDFLAQNFDLLATAVGLVAAVHGARFVGAQYEAAKALWATAGAATAQTRAALALSAAISGSSRAAVIGYGAMATAARTASAAMALVGGPAGLVTLALSAGAIAWVNWGKATESSIRSINAAKRPLKELEEDFAKLSKTQQRGMELSIATELREQEAIVKDAMASIRSELTGLVYQGGMVGASEPIERFAAAFNEIVSSADGATEKSERLAKELEKLRGVVPDAVVLKLREMTQGLSEGAESVEDLNRKLERIRGILADSGIGNLGDTLQGLTDADFGKLITGLTEALDVIGMSAKQAEEYRAKLRGASDEQAALAGVVAGMAEAAKKLEKATADQDAKAVQGARSLLSELAAQEVQLRVNIARAAEYKALIALGVSEAVANQGADTAGELAGLKAQEEVLKRIKTVQDNIAANTKPTKKGAGSKKQDEGERLLKQMKERLALLGKETEYEKLLANISSGAVRFRKGPSEEEAKRLAKALDNKQREIDLEKTLKTLREEQSVTQREFMRELDAFGKGDWANGVIEALSSVEERYRQIIRDRQNSPHGLSQDELKAIQDSLHEELIMVRDHYAQLKKLQGDWTLGASSALQNYADQAANLFDSVGNMVSSVFSGMEGALVQFVRTGKLDFKSLADSIISDMARIVVQQGITGPLAGMLGGLLTNTVAGFAMGLGGGLNVSSGFNMGGGLGGGSGAVFGPLLSLSSGGYTGDGGRYDFAGFVHKGEGVLNQDEVRALGGESGFNRLRRALSGPGHSLGGMAGRPSLPQSAAQQVATMPPIVFNNYAPGIEVEERMSAGQLQFEIRQQVKREVAQQTPKIIAREQGDPNSRLSRQQSKSLAVSRRR, encoded by the coding sequence ATGACAGATCGAGTTATTGGCGTAACGCTTAAGGGCAACGCCTCCCTGCTGCAACAGGCTTTTTCTGCTGCCTCTATGGCTGCCAGAAATTTTGGTGCTGTTGTAGAGGAGGCTATGGGTAAGGCCAAAGCGGCCAACCGTGACTACGCCTCTTCGACAAAAGGGGCCGTCAGCGCCCTGGAGGAAGTGCGGGGCCTAGTCAAAGGTGTGGCGGCTGGCTTCTCAATCATGAAGCTGATTGATACAGCTGACGAATGGGGGCAGTACGCGAGCCGAGTGGAGATGGCCACACGCAGTGCTGAAGAGTTTGGTCACGCCCAAGAGCGGCTGGCAAAGTCTGCTGCTGTCACGTACCGCTCGCTCACTGAAACCCGTGAGGGTTTTATCAATATGTCTCCTCCCTTGCGGGAGCTGGGACTGTCGCTTGATCAATCGATTGATGCAATCGATACATTTTCTGGCCTGTTGGTGACGAACGCGGCCAGTGCTGAGAAAGGCAAGTCCGCCATTGGTGCGCTTTCTACCGCGATGCAGAAGGGCAAGCTGGACGCTAATGGCTGGGGCACGATTCTGAGCACGATGCCTTCGATTGTGGATCTGCTGGCGCAGTCCATGGGGCGCAGCGCAGCTGAGATTCGTCGCCTTGGGGCAGAGGGGAAGCTGACCGCCAAAGACCTAGCAAAGGCGCTTGTCGAAGGAAATGCCGAGGTCATCAAGCAAGTTGAGTTAATGCCAACGACCGTACGGGATGCGGTTGGGCGTCTGATTGGTGTCGCAACGGAGTTTCTTGGCAAAAATAACGAGGTAATCGGTGTCACGGCGACACTCGCCGCTGGTATTGATTTCCTAGCTCAGAACTTTGATTTGTTGGCCACGGCTGTTGGTCTGGTGGCCGCGGTTCACGGTGCACGGTTTGTGGGGGCGCAGTACGAGGCGGCTAAGGCTCTGTGGGCAACTGCTGGGGCGGCTACGGCTCAGACCCGTGCAGCACTGGCTCTATCCGCGGCTATTTCGGGGTCCAGTCGCGCCGCTGTAATTGGTTATGGTGCCATGGCTACTGCGGCTCGCACAGCCAGCGCTGCGATGGCATTGGTGGGTGGCCCTGCTGGCTTGGTTACTTTGGCACTTAGTGCCGGCGCAATTGCATGGGTGAATTGGGGCAAAGCAACCGAGAGTTCGATTAGGTCAATCAATGCTGCCAAGCGTCCTCTGAAAGAATTGGAGGAGGACTTCGCTAAGTTGAGCAAGACTCAGCAGCGAGGGATGGAGCTATCCATAGCCACGGAGCTGCGGGAGCAGGAGGCAATCGTTAAGGATGCGATGGCCTCTATTCGGTCTGAGCTTACCGGTTTGGTTTACCAGGGTGGGATGGTGGGCGCTAGTGAGCCCATCGAACGGTTTGCCGCTGCTTTCAATGAGATTGTGAGCTCCGCCGATGGAGCAACCGAGAAGTCAGAGCGATTGGCAAAGGAGTTGGAGAAACTCCGCGGCGTGGTGCCTGATGCAGTGGTCCTTAAGCTGAGGGAGATGACCCAGGGGCTTTCTGAGGGGGCAGAGTCTGTCGAGGATCTTAACCGGAAGCTGGAACGTATCCGGGGAATTCTAGCTGACTCAGGTATAGGGAACCTTGGCGACACACTTCAAGGTCTGACTGATGCCGACTTCGGCAAACTCATCACGGGACTTACGGAAGCGCTTGATGTTATCGGGATGAGTGCCAAACAAGCTGAGGAGTACCGTGCAAAGCTACGCGGTGCCTCAGACGAGCAAGCTGCTCTAGCAGGCGTCGTGGCCGGGATGGCAGAGGCCGCCAAAAAGCTCGAAAAGGCGACTGCAGACCAAGACGCGAAAGCTGTTCAGGGGGCTCGTAGTCTACTTTCAGAACTGGCTGCTCAAGAAGTTCAGTTGCGCGTAAACATTGCGCGAGCAGCAGAGTACAAGGCGTTGATTGCGCTTGGAGTTTCAGAGGCAGTCGCTAATCAGGGTGCCGATACAGCGGGTGAATTGGCAGGACTGAAAGCACAAGAGGAAGTGCTGAAACGGATTAAAACCGTTCAAGACAATATTGCCGCAAACACCAAGCCGACGAAAAAAGGAGCTGGCTCTAAGAAGCAGGACGAAGGCGAGCGCCTGCTGAAGCAAATGAAGGAACGCCTGGCGCTGTTAGGGAAAGAGACTGAGTACGAAAAACTGCTGGCAAACATTTCTTCGGGGGCGGTGAGGTTTCGTAAGGGGCCTTCGGAGGAAGAGGCCAAGAGGCTAGCGAAGGCTCTCGATAACAAGCAGCGTGAAATCGATCTGGAGAAAACGCTAAAAACGCTTCGAGAAGAGCAGAGCGTCACGCAGCGTGAGTTCATGCGTGAGCTTGACGCCTTTGGGAAGGGCGACTGGGCAAACGGCGTTATCGAGGCGCTTTCTTCTGTAGAGGAGCGATACCGGCAGATCATTCGTGATCGGCAAAATTCCCCACATGGCTTAAGCCAAGATGAGCTGAAGGCGATTCAAGACTCGCTGCATGAAGAGCTGATCATGGTGCGCGATCACTATGCTCAGTTGAAGAAGCTGCAGGGGGATTGGACGTTAGGCGCCAGTAGCGCACTGCAGAACTATGCGGATCAGGCTGCGAACCTCTTTGACTCTGTTGGAAACATGGTTTCTAGCGTCTTCTCCGGCATGGAGGGGGCGTTGGTTCAGTTCGTTCGAACAGGGAAGCTGGATTTCAAGAGCCTAGCCGACAGCATTATTTCTGATATGGCTAGGATCGTTGTTCAGCAAGGTATTACTGGCCCCTTGGCCGGAATGCTGGGTGGTTTGCTGACGAATACCGTGGCGGGCTTTGCGATGGGTCTTGGAGGGGGACTTAATGTCAGCTCTGGATTCAATATGGGCGGTGGCTTGGGAGGGGGTAGCGGTGCCGTATTTGGACCGTTGCTCTCTTTGTCATCTGGTGGCTACACAGGGGATGGGGGGAGATACGACTTCGCTGGTTTTGTGCACAAAGGCGAGGGGGTCTTAAATCAAGATGAAGTTCGAGCACTTGGTGGAGAGTCCGGATTTAATCGTCTTCGCCGAGCGTTGAGCGGGCCGGGACATTCGTTGGGTGGCATGGCTGGCCGACCCTCGTTGCCGCAGTCAGCTGCTCAACAAGTGGCAACTATGCCGCCTATTGTTTTTAATAATTACGCGCCAGGGATTGAAGTTGAAGAGCGGATGTCAGCTGGGCAGTTGCAGTTTGAAATTCGCCAGCAAGTGAAGCGGGAGGTTGCGCAGCAAACGCCAAAGATTATTGCACGCGAGCAAGGCGATCCTAATAGTCGACTGTCAAGGCAGCAGAGTAAAAGCCTTGCCGTTTCGCGTAGAAGGTGA
- a CDS encoding major capsid protein, producing the protein MANINIFQDEAFSVYSLTAAINETQHVPGRIGALGLFAEEGIPTTVAQIEYDGQTIGLVAAKPRGSDGAAVTLAKRRLIPFNTIHLPQRSTMIADEIQGIRAFGSQSELESAEARVQKYLAKHRIQLDLTHEHHRVGAIKGTILDADGKTVLLDIYDIFGITQIEYSMELGTAGTIVRTKCSEVLDKIEEVLGAAPMQGARALCGKNFWNSLIEHKSVRETFLNTQQAAELRGKAPDSFELGGITFERYRGRVAGKPFVDDDEAYAFPEGVPDFFITRFAPADYMETVNTDGLPYYSRVEPLDFGKGLGIESQSNPLHIPTRPKAIIKLKRV; encoded by the coding sequence ATGGCAAATATCAATATTTTTCAGGATGAGGCGTTTTCCGTCTATAGCCTGACTGCTGCAATCAACGAAACTCAGCATGTCCCTGGCCGCATTGGCGCCCTGGGATTGTTCGCGGAAGAGGGCATCCCGACGACCGTCGCGCAAATCGAGTATGACGGTCAGACCATTGGTTTAGTTGCGGCTAAACCTCGCGGTAGTGATGGCGCGGCGGTGACTTTGGCAAAGCGTCGCCTGATCCCATTCAATACGATCCACTTACCTCAGCGCTCGACCATGATTGCCGACGAGATCCAGGGTATTCGTGCGTTTGGCTCCCAGTCCGAACTTGAATCGGCAGAAGCGCGGGTGCAGAAATACTTGGCGAAACACCGCATTCAGCTGGATCTGACCCATGAGCACCATCGTGTGGGTGCTATCAAGGGAACGATTCTCGACGCTGATGGCAAGACGGTGCTGTTGGATATCTACGATATCTTTGGCATCACTCAGATTGAATACAGCATGGAACTCGGCACCGCTGGCACCATTGTCCGCACTAAATGCTCTGAGGTATTGGACAAAATTGAAGAAGTTTTGGGGGCTGCTCCAATGCAGGGCGCTCGGGCGTTGTGTGGTAAAAACTTCTGGAACTCGCTGATTGAGCATAAGAGCGTGCGTGAGACCTTCCTGAACACGCAACAGGCGGCTGAGCTTCGCGGCAAAGCGCCTGACAGTTTTGAGCTCGGCGGTATTACATTCGAGCGCTATCGCGGTCGTGTGGCTGGCAAACCCTTTGTGGATGATGATGAGGCCTACGCATTCCCCGAAGGCGTACCCGACTTCTTTATCACGCGCTTTGCACCAGCCGACTACATGGAAACTGTGAATACCGATGGCTTGCCGTATTACAGCCGTGTGGAACCGTTAGATTTCGGTAAAGGCTTGGGGATTGAAAGCCAATCCAACCCACTGCATATCCCGACGCGACCCAAGGCCATTATCAAGCTGAAACGAGTCTGA